The following nucleotide sequence is from Mesorhizobium sp. J8.
TTCGAGGCGCTGGACGATCTGAAACCAGGCGAAATCTACGTCGCCAGCGGCGCCTCGCCCCGCTACGCGCTGTGGGGCGAGCTCATGTCGACACGTGCCAAGATCCTCGGCGCGCATGGCGCGCTGGTCGACGGTTTCGCCCGCGACACCGACGGCATCAAGGCGCTGGGATTTCCCTGCTTCTGCACCGGCTACTACGCGCAAGACCAGGGCTTGCGCGGCAAGGTTATAGACTATCGCTGCGCGCTCGAGATCGGCGGCGTGCGCATAGAGCCGGGAACGCTCCTCTTCGGCGACAAGGAAGGCGTACTCGTCATCCCACGCCAGGCGGAAGAAGAGGTGGTGCGGCTGGCGCTCGAAAAAGTCCGCGGCGAGAAGCTCGTCGCCAAGGCGATCCGCGAAGGCATGAGCGC
It contains:
- a CDS encoding RraA family protein; this translates as MTRSTRLYADDAGMYRLFEEELFVAVVGDVMDTLGLQHQFLPPVFKPVDEKTRLLGRAMPVLETDIFPSGEATHNPLMSKPFGLMFEALDDLKPGEIYVASGASPRYALWGELMSTRAKILGAHGALVDGFARDTDGIKALGFPCFCTGYYAQDQGLRGKVIDYRCALEIGGVRIEPGTLLFGDKEGVLVIPRQAEEEVVRLALEKVRGEKLVAKAIREGMSAVDAYKTFGIM